One region of Bdellovibrio bacteriovorus genomic DNA includes:
- a CDS encoding TolC family protein gives MKRSDVLNIASFSLILAATLVGNSASAMNLNEYLDQVKQHSLGYKASSEQAEASQLKTREADLFFTPRLFANARIGYDGKEPFGSTITYDELKMQNYSLGVSQDFSFGLETKLSYAMDRTEVVGADLPAGIPNSFWDATPLLELNMPLWGNGFGRTARANEELTRQQNVAEKFGAEAESVGTLVEAEAAYWSLASAQELVQVQKRALKQAQSILDYVSRKARMNLGENADVLQAKAMVEATIFGVQQAENSEKAARRAFNTFLNRKAEEPTPALDGINYSSLGTVEVPNARPGDRYDVKAAEAQSRLAQASAKVTEEKNKPTLDLYGSYALNGRNEELNDALKAAGEDGRDTAFVGLRFNLPLNVFALNDAKAGALKASKAAEFSYQAKQFNQEQEWTNLVEQMAEAKESLRLATNIVNAQKAKLDNERTRLRQGRTTTYQVLLFEQDFSQSEVNRVQAAAQILGLQARVKLYQASVEGGK, from the coding sequence ATGAAAAGATCCGACGTTTTAAACATTGCTAGCTTCTCGCTGATTCTCGCAGCCACCCTGGTTGGAAATTCGGCGTCCGCAATGAATCTGAATGAATATCTCGATCAAGTTAAACAACATAGTTTAGGGTACAAGGCGAGCTCTGAGCAGGCCGAAGCTTCTCAACTAAAGACACGCGAAGCAGACTTGTTCTTTACTCCGCGTCTTTTTGCCAACGCAAGAATTGGCTACGATGGTAAAGAGCCTTTCGGTTCCACCATTACATATGATGAACTGAAAATGCAGAATTACTCTCTCGGAGTATCTCAAGATTTCAGTTTCGGTCTTGAAACAAAACTTTCCTATGCGATGGATCGCACGGAAGTTGTCGGAGCAGATCTTCCAGCAGGAATTCCGAACAGCTTTTGGGATGCGACTCCGCTTCTAGAACTAAACATGCCTCTTTGGGGAAATGGTTTCGGTCGCACGGCACGCGCGAATGAAGAATTGACTCGCCAACAAAATGTCGCAGAAAAATTCGGAGCAGAGGCAGAGTCTGTTGGAACTTTGGTTGAAGCCGAAGCGGCTTACTGGTCACTGGCATCAGCTCAGGAACTTGTGCAAGTTCAGAAACGCGCTTTGAAACAAGCTCAAAGTATTTTGGATTATGTCTCTCGCAAAGCTCGTATGAACTTAGGCGAAAACGCCGACGTTCTTCAAGCCAAAGCCATGGTGGAAGCCACTATCTTCGGAGTGCAACAAGCAGAAAATAGCGAAAAAGCCGCTCGTCGCGCTTTCAACACTTTCCTAAATAGAAAGGCAGAAGAACCAACTCCGGCATTGGATGGTATCAACTATTCGTCTTTAGGAACTGTTGAAGTGCCTAATGCAAGACCCGGTGATCGCTACGACGTGAAAGCTGCGGAAGCACAGTCTCGTTTGGCACAAGCTTCAGCTAAAGTTACTGAAGAGAAAAACAAACCGACTTTAGATCTTTACGGAAGTTACGCTTTAAACGGTCGTAACGAAGAGCTTAACGACGCTTTAAAAGCAGCGGGTGAAGATGGCAGAGACACGGCTTTCGTAGGCCTGCGCTTCAATCTTCCCTTAAATGTTTTCGCTTTGAACGATGCGAAAGCCGGAGCACTGAAAGCGAGCAAAGCGGCAGAGTTTTCTTACCAAGCAAAACAATTCAATCAAGAACAAGAATGGACGAATTTAGTAGAACAAATGGCGGAAGCTAAAGAAAGCCTTCGTTTGGCTACAAATATAGTCAACGCGCAAAAAGCCAAATTGGACAATGAGCGCACACGTCTTCGTCAGGGAAGAACTACGACTTATCAAGTTCTTCTTTTTGAACAAGACTTCTCGCAATCTGAAGTGAACCGCGTGCAAGCGGCCGCTCAGATTCTTGGACTTCAAGCTAGAGTTAAACTTTACCAAGCCTCTGTTGAAGGAGGAAAATAA
- a CDS encoding TetR/AcrR family transcriptional regulator: protein MTDSSQVKIQNDESPAHVKGKKRDRSASEERLIQAGLEIFAKNGFNGATTKMIAKKADVNESLIGRYFDGKEGLLIAIIEKFLEQVIQDELPYPPQNTLAAELENYVRFRVNQGCMHEEFARIVFSQCLVDRKFKKKARETIPLLIDPKLIDRVQMLADKGRLKEGANVLEICEHLDTFLDGIFFFDHILHEEPPEVTGEKAARFVRTYSRLFDK, encoded by the coding sequence ATGACGGATTCATCTCAAGTTAAGATCCAAAATGACGAAAGTCCTGCTCATGTTAAGGGCAAAAAAAGGGACCGTTCTGCTTCTGAAGAAAGATTGATTCAGGCAGGCTTAGAGATCTTTGCGAAAAACGGATTTAATGGTGCAACGACAAAAATGATCGCAAAGAAAGCCGACGTGAATGAATCACTGATCGGTCGTTACTTCGATGGCAAAGAAGGTTTGTTGATTGCCATTATTGAAAAGTTCTTAGAGCAAGTTATTCAAGACGAACTTCCCTACCCTCCTCAGAATACCTTGGCTGCAGAGCTAGAGAACTATGTGCGCTTTCGTGTGAACCAAGGATGTATGCACGAAGAGTTTGCGCGTATCGTGTTTTCGCAGTGTCTAGTGGATAGAAAATTTAAAAAGAAAGCACGTGAAACGATTCCACTGCTCATTGACCCTAAACTTATTGATCGCGTGCAGATGTTAGCTGATAAGGGCCGCTTGAAAGAAGGCGCCAATGTCTTAGAGATCTGTGAACATCTTGATACTTTTTTAGACGGGATTTTCTTTTTCGATCATATCCTGCATGAGGAGCCGCCTGAAGTCACCGGAGAGAAAGCCGCTCGCTTCGTAAGGACTTACTCTCGCCTTTTTGATAAATAA
- a CDS encoding sigma-54 interaction domain-containing protein, with protein sequence MNDNNSMILPSSQNANQVMWNTNTTSKVLENKTIVYQSEVMGSLMKMIDRVAPSTANILVLGESGTGKELIARSIHDRSNRRNKAFVAINCGALRETLLESELFGHEKGSFTGAYNRKIGLAEAANGGTLFLDEIGELDPAIQAKLLRFIQEGEIYRVGGKDPIKVDIRLICATNRELDQEVVKGNFREDLFYRINTIVVSAPPLRRRKEDIPALINHFLNNSQHAYLNRGRSVNEEAMKALVRYDWPGNIRELQNVCERLQILSEGHMIMLNDIPENIRNGETEKDVIDYDPTMTLHDLEKRYILKALAHFGGNKTQAANNLGITIKTLYNKLHEYGEFEKFAVHTKPMK encoded by the coding sequence ATGAACGACAACAACTCTATGATCTTGCCCTCTTCTCAGAATGCAAATCAAGTGATGTGGAATACAAATACAACTTCCAAAGTTTTGGAAAACAAGACCATCGTCTACCAATCTGAGGTGATGGGAAGCTTGATGAAGATGATCGACCGCGTGGCTCCTTCGACGGCGAACATCCTGGTTCTTGGTGAATCTGGAACGGGCAAAGAGCTTATCGCTCGCTCTATCCATGATCGTTCTAATCGCAGAAACAAAGCTTTCGTAGCGATCAACTGCGGTGCTCTTCGTGAGACTCTTCTTGAATCTGAACTTTTCGGTCACGAAAAAGGTTCTTTCACTGGCGCTTACAACCGTAAGATCGGTTTGGCTGAAGCGGCTAATGGCGGAACTTTGTTCCTTGATGAAATCGGTGAGTTGGATCCTGCGATCCAAGCTAAACTTCTTCGCTTCATCCAAGAAGGTGAAATCTACCGCGTGGGTGGCAAAGACCCTATTAAAGTAGATATCCGCTTGATCTGTGCAACGAACAGAGAATTGGACCAAGAAGTTGTAAAAGGTAACTTCCGTGAAGACTTGTTCTATCGTATCAACACGATCGTGGTCAGTGCTCCGCCTCTTCGTCGTCGTAAAGAAGACATCCCGGCGTTGATCAACCACTTCCTGAACAACTCTCAACACGCGTATTTGAACCGTGGTCGTTCCGTGAATGAAGAAGCGATGAAAGCTTTGGTTCGTTATGACTGGCCAGGAAATATCCGTGAACTTCAAAACGTGTGCGAAAGACTTCAGATCCTTTCTGAAGGTCACATGATCATGTTGAACGATATTCCAGAGAATATCCGTAACGGCGAGACTGAAAAAGACGTGATCGATTACGATCCAACAATGACTCTTCACGATTTAGAGAAGCGCTATATCTTGAAAGCTCTAGCGCACTTTGGTGGTAATAAAACTCAAGCAGCTAACAACTTGGGCATTACAATCAAGACTCTTTATAACAAACTTCATGAGTACGGCGAGTTCGAAAAATTCGCAGTTCACACGAAGCCCATGAAATAG
- a CDS encoding tyrosine-type recombinase/integrase, with amino-acid sequence MAKPFKLAENIDKYLKFMTFVKSASPLTIKHYSLDLKQAFNYENSSASLSEAELLATARRAFNQWAHLSLASRNRKAATLKSFFSWAFDESLTERDLSLQITCPKVPKKLPHFLSVDEALAVFKSFDSDKEVPLKEKVLFLLLYGGGLRVSEACNLKWSEVFMAQKILRVTGKGSKERVIALPTLTVQVLHTWKKESGFNEFVFGEEPLNPRTAYDMVKLSGQRAGLLKPLHPHALRHSFATHLLSSGANLRTLQELLGHESLQATEKYTHLGIDQLARTLENLHPLGKGK; translated from the coding sequence ATGGCAAAGCCGTTTAAACTGGCCGAAAACATTGATAAATATCTGAAATTCATGACTTTTGTGAAGTCGGCCTCCCCCCTCACAATCAAGCACTACAGCTTAGATCTTAAGCAGGCTTTTAATTATGAGAATTCGTCGGCTTCTTTGAGCGAGGCTGAACTGCTGGCTACGGCTCGCAGAGCCTTCAACCAGTGGGCTCACCTTTCTTTGGCCTCCCGGAATCGCAAAGCCGCCACTCTGAAAAGCTTCTTTTCCTGGGCTTTTGACGAGTCACTGACCGAGAGAGATTTGTCTCTGCAAATCACTTGTCCGAAGGTTCCAAAAAAACTTCCGCACTTTCTAAGCGTCGATGAAGCTCTGGCAGTTTTTAAAAGCTTTGATAGCGACAAAGAGGTTCCACTTAAAGAAAAGGTCTTATTCCTGCTTCTTTATGGTGGCGGCTTGCGCGTCAGTGAGGCTTGCAATCTAAAATGGTCCGAAGTCTTCATGGCGCAGAAAATTCTGCGTGTGACAGGTAAAGGATCTAAAGAGCGCGTGATTGCTCTTCCCACTTTGACGGTGCAAGTGCTGCATACATGGAAGAAAGAAAGTGGCTTCAACGAATTCGTCTTTGGCGAAGAACCGCTAAACCCCCGCACGGCCTACGACATGGTAAAATTAAGTGGTCAGCGTGCAGGGCTTTTAAAGCCATTGCATCCGCATGCTCTTCGTCACAGTTTTGCGACTCATTTATTATCTAGCGGAGCCAACTTAAGAACGTTGCAAGAGCTATTGGGCCACGAAAGTCTGCAGGCCACTGAAAAATACACTCATTTGGGGATCGATCAATTAGCGAGGACGCTAGAGAATCTGCACCCTTTGGGAAAAGGAAAGTGA